The DNA window AACAAAAAAACCATCTATATCAGAGAAACTGTTTAGATGGTTTATTAAGTCTTCTTTATTAGAAAAATAATTATAAAAAGTGGATTTACTGATTTTACACTTTCTTGCAATATTATCTATAGTAATAGCATCTTCGCCATTAATCTCTAGGATTTCTTTTGCACAAGAAAGTATTTTTTGACGATATATCTGGCTTTTGTCCATAACAATCACTCCCATTATTTTGTAATTTATTATTATATTCGCTTCATAAAATGTATTAATTTTATAAAGCAGATATTAATATATACCCCGCCTATTGTGTCATAAGAGTAGTAAATGGATATGTTTGAGATTACCATAGAACTTTTTCCTTATTATAGCATAAAATGTTGACAAAAGTGGAAAATAGTACTACAATAATACGTGGTGTCTAATATAGTAATATTATATGTAAAAACTATTTGTACAATACAATGAAAATATATAAAAAGCTAATTTATCGAAGGATAGAGACGCGAAACCACGGATATGACATGTACGACACTATAATGACTGGGTTGTAAATATGTTTTTCCATGATTTTTTAGCTGTGGTTTTAACAGAACTCACAGCTTTCTTGCATCTATTTAAAAAGGCTGATATTTGTAGAAAAGGTTGTTCTCTTAGCAAGGTGTTAGTTTATCATAATTTCTAAAGGAGAGAATTATAAATGAAATTGACAGTGAGAAAAAAGCTAATATTTGGATTCAGTGCCTTAATTATTTTAATGATTATATTAGGTGGTGTTGGAATATACAGTCTTTCAGTAATTAACAATGAATTAACTGTTTTATATGACATGCACTTAAAAGGCATTGAATATATTAAAGATGCACAAATAAATCTAGCATCCTTGGGAGAGGACAGGGGAATGCTGATATTAGCAGTAGATTCTAAAGGACGGGAAACAGCTGCTAAAAGTATGAAGTCTACATTTGAGGAATTTGAAAAAAACTTAGAGGATTTTAAAAGTACAATAGTAGATGAGGAAGGTAGAAGTATATATTCTGAAATAACAAAACTGTGGGAAATACTAAAGCCTAACGAGGAAAGTGCTATTGCATTAGCTACAAGTGGCAAAATTGAGGAAGCTAATCAACAAACTATGGTAAATCGTCTTAATTCTGAGCAAATAGAAATAAAAATCAATTATCTCGTAAAGCAAAAAAGTGAATTAGCAGAGGCGGCTAATAATGGAAGCGACATGCTATATTCAGAAACATTAGTCATATTGATTATTATAATTGTACTAAGCGTACTAACAGGAATAATAGTCTCTTTATACATATCTAATATAATTTCCAAGCCAATAACAGTAATGGCTGGAGCTACGAAAAAAATAGCTGAAGGTGATATAACAGTACAAGCTATAAAGGTTAAAAATAAAGATGAAATTGGTGAATTAGCAAATTCCTTTAACATAATGACTGATAGGCTAAGAGATATGATAATAAAGATTACAGAAGCTTCTCAAAGTGTTGCCGCCTATAGTCAGGAGTTATCAGCATCATCTGAAGAAACAACAGCTGCTGCCGAGCAAGTATCTAAAACTATACTGGAGCTGTCCAGCGGTGCCGCAGCACAATCCGAAGAATTAGAGGCTACCAGCTCCCATATAGGTCAAATTTCTTCTGCAATACAGCAGGCTGCAGCAAATACAGAATCTGTAACTAATGCAAGTAAGAATGCTTCTGATGCTGCCAACGAAGGAGTAAGAGAGGCAGAAAATGCAGTAAGAAAAATTGATAGAGTAAAGCAGGTTTCCATAGAAAGTGCGAATGTTGTTAATGCCTTAGGAAAAAAATCAGAAGAAATTGGACAGATTGTAGATGTCATTAAGAATATTGCGGATCAAACAAATCTACTAGCTCTTAATGCTGCTATAGAAGCTGCTAGAGCAGGCGAACAGGGAAGGGGATTCGCAGTTGTTGCTGAAGAGGTAAGAAACTTAGCTGAGCAATCTTCTGCTTCGACCCAGAAAATTGAAGGATTAATAAAAGATATTCAGAGCGAGACAAACCGTGCAGTCAATGTTATTGAATCTGGAGGACAAGAAATTCTTGAAGGAGTAGAAGCAGTAAACAAGGCAGGAAATACTTTTAAGTCTATAGTTAAGGAAGTTGAAAACGTGGCAGAACAAATAAATGAAGTGAGTGCAGCTACACAGCAGATAGCTTCTGAAAGCAATGAAATAGTTAAATCGATAGATAGCATTGCAGCTATATCACAACAGACAGCAGCCTCTGGCCAAGAAGTATCTGCGGCTTCTGAAGAACAGACTGCTTCTATGGAGGAAGTAGCAAGCTCTGCACAAGAGCTAGCTCATTTAGCAGAAGAGCTATTGGAAACAGTTTCAAGATTCAAGCATTAAAAATTATAATAACTGAAGGAAGGAGGAAGATATGCTAACGAATCTATGATTAGTAAGTACAGTTTTGTGTTATTTACATGTTAGCAAAATTATAATAATATGATTAGAAAAGCTCGTGATATTATGATAAAAAACTTTATGCTAGTAAATCTTGTTGATAGTATTACATTGATAAACAACATTATATTAGATAAAGGGATACATCATTTTCCAGTGGTGGAAAATGGCAATATTGTTGGAGTAATAACAGATGAGGAATTAATAAAAGCCAATCCTGAAGACATTGCAGCTAATGTGATGATGGGAACATTTTTATATGTAAATTCAGAAGCCTCAATCGAAAATATTAGAGGAATATTTAAAAAAGAAAATCCTGACTTTTTGTTGGTTAAAAATAAAAATAAAATAGAGGGTTTGATTACAGAGGATTTATTAATTGCTAACTCTGACATTTAGATAAAGACGTAGATGTAAAGAAGTATCTTGCATCTACTTTTTTATTTTAAAATTAAGCCATACTATTTTACAAATTATCTTTAAATATTTTAATGCATTTAGTTATTTTTTTTATATTATCTGTAGAAAGCCCATCTACTTCATAAAAGAGCTTTTCTAGTGCGCTAGTCTTATTTGCATAATAAATAGAGTCTTCTTCCTTGATTCTAGACTGTGTTTTTATAGTATTGTTTTTTAACGAATGTCTAATAGTAGTAACACCTAATAAATAATCTATTGAAACATTAAACAATCCTGCAATTTTTAGGATAAGCTCTGGATCATTTGGAAATCTAGTCCCTTTCTCATAATTGCCAACAGATTGTCTACTGATATTTAGCTTTTCGGCCAAGTCATTTTGAGTTAAATTATTTTCTTCTCTAAGAAGTTTCAATCGCTCTGAAAAGTTCATAAAATCACCTCTTAAATATCCTAACATAAAAATATATATACTAATTATTATGCTACAAAAAGGGGAATATTATGATATAATACATACATATGAGTACATATAAAAGAAAAACAGAAAACATTATGCTTAAAAACTTTATAAAGAAACTAGACGATATGATCCCAGAAGAAAGAGAATTATTGACAAGTATTACATATGAAGAGTTAGAAGAGGCATTAGATGAAATAGGTAGAGACATAGTCTATAATTACTTAATATTTGAAAAGGAGGTTAGCTTCGAGGTCTTTTTATCAAATCTAAAAATTTATTTAAGTATCATTAAAAATAGGCTTTAGTAAAAAATCTAAAGGACATAGTTATAATTATTTAATATAAATGCTGCTAAATAAAACTAGTAGCATAAAATAAATCTAGATGCTATTGCAATCATATTTTCATATTTTTTAAATTACGTATAAAAATGAATACTATTGCAAAACTAGGGGAAAAGTCCTATAATTGTCTTGACATAGCTAGTAAAAAAGTCCTAGTTATTAAGTTTTGACATAAGGTACCATAAACATATTTTCCATATGATGAGAGGAAGACAGATATGGCAAAACTCCCATATTTAAAAACAAATAGATATTATAAAAAACGCTTTATTCTATTAATTTTCCTATGGTTTATCTCTCTATTTTTATTATCCATTTACTCTTATCATAGAGTTATTGTAGATGTTAGGAATGAAATAGGAAATAAGGCAATGCTTGTTGCAGGTCGTTATGGAGGAGATGAATTTTCTATTTTACTTCCTGATACTAGCGAGAAAAGGGCAGAGAAAATTGCAAAGCTTATTGTAGATGATATAGCAAAATCAAATGATAGGAGAGAATCCTCTTTAGGTATTGATGGCAGTACAGTAAGCATAGGTGTAGTTAGTCTTGTTCCTGATGAGGAAACTACTATCGAAACCTTGATTAGTTATGCCGACACAGCTTTATACAAGTCGAAAAGACATGGAAGAAATAGAGTATACACATGGAAGAAAAAAGCCTTATCTAAAGATGAACAAACTAGTTAAATATTTCTCCTATATGCAATAAAAGCTAAAGAATTAAATAAGTGCTTTTAAGTGAGTAATACTCAGCTTTAAAAAATAAATAATTTTATGGAACTTTTGCTGAATAACCCCGTCAAATAATCATAAGCAATAAAAAACACAGAAAAGAAGGGAGAATTCAGATGAAAAGATCAACTAAAATTGTAGGAACTCTATCCTTAGCTCTAGTAATGACATCAGCTATTTCACCAATTTATGCTGAAAAGGGGCAGGAGCCTCTTATTATAGAAAGGAGTTCTTCGATTCCTGAACACATGACTATATCCACAAAGGATTCTTGGGAGGATAAAATAAACTATATAAACTTTGAGGGTGTTGTTAAGGAAATTAAAACACAGGAAGGTTACGTATCTGTTTCATTGACAGATGGGAAAGAGGATAAAATTGTAGCAGTATTTAATATATCCGATGAAGCTATGATTGTGGATCAAGCAACAAAAAAAATCATCAAAAGCTCTGAATTAAAAGAGGGTAAAAAGCTTGCTGGCTACTACAGGAAAGATATGCCAATGCTAATGATATACCCACCTATAATTAATCCAGAACTGGTTATTGTAAAGGATGAAGAAGAGAAAGACTTTATTAAGCATTCCAATTTTGATGAAGAACTAATAAGTGCAGATAATTCTCTAAAGCTTAATATTTCAGAAGAAACTGTTATAACAAACCAATATGGAGAAGAGTGTAAGGAAGAAGAGTTATATGATGAGGATTTAGTAGTCTTCTATACAATTACTACTAGAAGTATTCCTGCACAGACAAATCCAAGCAAAATAATTGTGCTTAAGGAACAATCAGAAGAGAATACAGGAAATACAGACGATACTGAAACTGGAGAAGGTAATGTAATAGATGAAATTGCTGAAATGATTAAAGCAGATAGCTATAAAAAAGAAGAAACTGTAATGATTCCTTTGAGAAAAATAGCAGAACATTTAGGATATCAGATTGAATGGAATAACGAAAATAGAAGTATAATTTTAAGTAAAGGCAATGTTTCATTCACAATAGCCATAGGTAAAGAAGATTATGGATACAACAAGAGCTTAAGAAAATTTGAACAAGCACCAGAAATAAATAATGAAAAAACTTACGTTCCACAATCTCTTCTAGACATAATGAAATAATTTAGAAACAATAAAAGTCCCTAGATTTACTGATGTCCCATTTACAAAGTAAATCAAAGGGCTTTTTTTTATGACCTAACCCGATTGTTTCGAATGCTTTTATCGAAAGAATCGTAGGTAGGTCAAATGCAACGAGCACCAACCCTGTTGTAGGTTCATGATAGGAGTGTCCGTTAGGACCAAATTTATGAAGGGTAGCGGGCAAATAAATTTGAGCTGCGAGACATTATTTGTGTCTTTGATTAGGAATTATGACATGACTAATTAAATATAAGTATGATAATATAAGAATTATAATAAAAAGATGAAGTACTATTATATGCCTGTGCTTACTAAATATATTATAACATCTGAAGTCGTAGTTGATGCTAAAATACGAGCAAAAAACTGATGAAATGATGTATTTAGTAATGAAATAATATAGTTATGTATAATATTATCCATAGTATTATACAGCGAGGGGGATTTTGATGGATTTTTTAACAGGCTTTTTAAAGGGAATGGCATTAAGTATAGGAGCTATTGCTCCAGGAGTAAGCGGAGGTACACTTGCAGTAATATTTGGTATATACGAAAGAATTACAGAAGCAATAGCGCATGTGTTTAGGAATTTCAAAAACAATGTAGTATTCTTTTTTCCTATTGCTCTTGGCGGTGGTTTTGGAATTTTAATTTTTAGCAGACTTATAAACTACTTATTTACGGACTATAATATCGAGGTAAAATATCTTTTTATTGGACTTATAATAGGTACATTTCCTTCCCTATTTAAACAGGCTAATAAGCGAGAATTTAAATATACATATTTAATACCATTTATAATAACCTTAGGAATCACCATTATATTTGCATTCTTAGATAATGAGGTGATAAATATAATCCCAAGCCACAATCAGGGAATGTTGCAGCTTCTTATATATGGCTCAATTATAGGCTTTGGTACAATAATACCTGGTATAAGCGCCTCTTTTATCCTAATGTATATGGGAGCATATGAATTAGTACTTGACAGCATAGCAAATATCAATATAGCAAATCTTGTTCCTATGGGTATAGGTTTTGTTTTCAGTATTATTATATTTGCTAAGCTAATCAGCATGTTATTTGAAAAGGCTTATGGGTATACAAATTATGCGGTATTAGGCTTTGCCATAGGTTCAGTAATACCTATATTTCCAGGATTTAATTTTAGCCTTAGATACTTAATAGGTTTAATACTGTTCATAATAGGTCTTTATGTATCTGCATATCTTAGTAGATATGAGAGGGCAAAATAAAAGCTGGATATGGTGTTTAAGATTTCATATAATAGCTTAAAATTCTAATATGTTCTTATAATATGGAATTTTTATAAAAGAATGAAGTGATATAATATGCTTGTATATATAAATAATTATGATAAAAAATACTATCATATTTAGAGGTGACATAATGAAATATAAAGTATTCAATGGCTTCCAGCTTAAAATGATAATGGTTATACTAATGCTATTAGACCATATTGCTCAGTTTATGCCTGACATACCAATCTGGTTTCATTATTTAGGTAGAATTGTGGCACCTATATTCTTTTTTATTCTTGTGGAAGGCTTTATACATACAAGCAATAGAGAGAAATATATGAAGAGGCTATTCATATGGGGGCTTATTATGTTTGGAGGCTCAAGACTTCTAGAATTTATTTTTCCTTATGATAGCTATATACCTAATAATATATTTTTATCATTAGCTTTCTGTTTTGCTCTTTTATATTTTATTGATCTTATTAATAATACCGAAGAAAGCAAAGTTAAATCTAAGCTTACTGTATATGCAATAATAGTCGGCTTTTTAGGATTATTTACAGAGGCTTCTTTTTTAGGTATAGGAATGGTTCTCATATTCTATTACTTCAGAGGAAATAAATTAGCGCTTTCAATGTCTTATATAATTTTATCCAGTATATTCATACTTGGGGATTTCTCCTATGAAAATATATTTTTGATAAATTATCAGTGGATGATGGTATTCTCGCTTCCATTTATTCTTATGTACAATGGGGAGAGAGGAAGGAGTCTAAAATATTTTTTCTATGCTTTTTACCCTGCACATATTTGGATATTATATACTATAGGGTATTTTTTATCTAAATGAAATTAGTTGATTTAAACAATTTACTTTATATTCTGAAGGGAAGTATTGATGATGGACAAGGCTATAAAATTAGAAGAAATAGAATTTCATCTAGATTTTTTCAAAAAAATGTATCCTACAGTAAGAATTGTTGATCCTTGTAAGAAAAAGATAATACAATATTATGATAATCTCACAATAGAATCAGAATCTACTTGTTATGCATATTGGAAAAATAATGCTATTTGTGAAAATTGTATTTCTATGAGAGCTTACTTAAATAAGGACACAGTATTTAAGCTAGAATATGTAAAAGATAAATTTTATATGGTTACAGCAATGCCTATAGAGACAACAGAACGCATAATTGTTTTAGAGCTTCTAAAGGAAGTGACTAGTACTATGTTAATAGATACTGGGGATTATGATAATGTACATGATATCAAGAATTATATAATAAACTTAAATGAGAAGGTAGTAAAGGATAATCTAACTAATCTTTATAATAGAAGATTTATAGATGAAAGACTTCCAGTAGATATCATCAGGAGTACTATTAACAGAACGCCTATATCCATTATTATGACAGATATTGATCAGCTAAAAAAGATTAATGATGTCTATGGACACTTAGAGGGAGATTTAAAGGTAAAGGAGTATGGAAGAATATTATCCAATTCTGTTAGGGGAGACAAGGACTGGGTAGCAAGATTTGGAGGAGATGAATTTTTAATATGCTTAAATAATACAGATAATGAGACTGCTTATAAAATTGCCGAAAGAATAAGAAAAGACATTGAAAATAATATTTTATTAATAGGCAATAATAATATCAAGATTACTGGCTCTTTTGGGATATGTACCATGTATAAAGATAAGCTTACTGCTGAGGAAATGATAAAGATAGCAGATAAAAACCTTTATGAAGCTAAGAACGGTGGAAAAAACAAAGTTTATTAAATAGAATTTAAAAATACACATAAAGATAAAATAGGGATGGTAAAGATGAATACAAAAAAAATTTACAGTTGCGTAGCATTTCTAATGATTTTACTATTATTAGCAGGATGCTCTATTGGAAATAATGACAAAAATTCAGGAGAAAAAGATATGTCTGAAGCAGAAGATAATCATAATCAAGAGGACATTCAGCCTCCTGTAGAAAAGATAGACCCAATAAAAGAGCAAATTAAAGAAATGTCTATTGAAGAGAAGATAGGGCAAATGGTCGTAGTTGGACTTGAAGGCTATACCCTTGATGATAATTCAAGAAAAATGATTGAGGAGTATAAGGTTGGAGGTATTATCATATTTGGCAAGAATGTAGAAAGCTCTAGTCAGCTTTTAAGTCTAGTCAATTCACTGAAGGAAACTAACTCTAAAAATAGAATACCACTATTTATTTCTGTAGATGAAGAAGGTGGAAGAGTTAGCAGAATGCCAAAAGAAATTAAAAAGCTTCCAACAAACAAAAAAATAGGACAGATTAATAATAAAGAGCTTTCCTACGAAATAGGTACAGTATTAGCAGAAGAATTAAAGCTATTTGGATTTAATATGGATTTTGCACCTGTTTTAGATATAAATAGCAATCCTAAAAATCCAGTAATAGGAGATAGATCCTTTGGAACAAATGCAGCCATAGTGAGTGACCTAGGAATACAGACTATGAAAGGCATACAGTCTGAGGAGGTAGTTTCAGTCATAAAGCATTTCCCAGGACATGGAGATACATCAGTTGATTCTCATGTCGGGTTGCCTGCTGTTGACCATGATTTAGAACGGCTAATGAGCTTCGAGCTCATACCATTTAAAGAAGCAATAGATAATGGAGCAGATACAGTTATGGTAGCTCACATACTATTGAAAAAAATAGATCCTGATTATCCATCTTCCTTATCAAAAACTATTATTACAGATATTTTAAGAGAGGATTTAGGATTTAACGGAGTAGTTATATCCGACGACATGACAATGGGAGCTATAGCTGAGAATTATGAAATAGGAGATGCATCCGTAAATGCAATAAACGCAGGAAGTGATATTGTCCTAATAGCCCATGGCTTTGACAATGGAGTATCTGCAATAAATTCTATAAAAGAGGCAGTGACAAATGGAACGATATCAGAGGATAGACTAAATGATAGCGTATATAGAATACTAAGCCTAAAAGAAAAATACAATATGACTGATGAAACTAAAGATACAATTGATACAGAAGATATAAATAATAAATTTAAAGAAATATTAGAATAGGATAGGGAAATGTTTTCTTCCCTGGTCTTGTTCGCAGGACAAGGGGACATCAGACTGTGTGAAAATTCACATTCTATATGTTTTTGTCATTCTGAACGCAGTGAAGAATCTGTATTTGAAGCTATTAGAGACCCATTTGCTTCGCTCAGGGTGACAGTTTACACACAGTCTGACGTTTCACTTGTCTTGTTGTGTAGAAGGATAGAATCCGACTTTTTCTTATACAGCTTATTGCTTAGCTAGAAGAAAAAGTCGGATTTTTAATTATGCTTGACATTTGCCGCATAGTTTTATAAGATAATACATAGATAATCTATGTATAGCATATCTATGTATAGGAGGTGTTATTGTGAAGATAAGTAAGGAGCTATTAAGGGGAAGTACAAGTATATTGATTTTAAGTCTTTTAAACAGACGTTCAATGTATGGATATGAGATGATAAGAGAAATCGAAGACAGATCAGAAAATATTTTTTCTTTTAAGGAGGGTACTCTATATCCATTACTGCACGCCCTTGAGAAAGAAGAGATGATTGAATCCTACTGGGAAGACACGGAAAGCAAAAGAAAGAGAAAATATTATAGGATTACTGATTCTGGCAGGAAGCTGTTAAGTCAAAAGGAAAAAGAATGGAGGACATTTACAAAGGCTGTAGAGCAAGTATTATGGGAGGGACTTATATGGGCTTAGAAGATAATAAAAGAGTAGCTGATTTTCTCACGAAGGTTTGCGGTAAAATCAGAAATAAAAAGCTGCATAATGAAATAAGGCTTGAATTTTTAAATCATATAGAAGAGTTATATGCTGAGAATATACGAAAGGGAATGTCTGAGGATATGGCTATAGAAGAAGCCTTGAGGTATATGGGTGATGGTGACATAGTTGGAAAGAGGCTTAATAAAATACATAGACAGTGGCCAGATTGGGCAATTATTGGAGGAGCAGCCTTATTAGCCGTATTTGGAGTTATACTTATGTATCTGATTGAAGCTAATGGGGCATTGTCTCGAAATAATGGAATATTTAAAGATAGCATATTTCATGTACTTTTAGGATTAGCAACTTTATTAGGACTCAATCTATTTGATTATAGAATATTAAAGAAATATTCTAAATATATCTATGGAGCAACTATTATAGCATGGCTATTTTTCATTAATACAGGAGCTTATGTTAATGGGCAGCTTTATTTTATTGCAGGTAGGTTAAGCTTTATGCCAATGGTAATAGTGCCTTTAATTGTCTCTTTAGCAGGTTTATTTGATGGATGGGATTGGAATGACAAGAAAAGGCTAATAATTGCAGCAGGCTTAGTATTACTTCCTGTATTGCTGTTTTTACGAACATATTCAATGGCATATGTGATAGTTTACTTTGTTTCTGTTCTGTTAATTCTTTTTGCATCTGGATTAAAATTAAAACAAGTTATACCTGTGTTTGTGTTAGCTGGCGTTGTTAGTATATTTTTTCTAGTACAAAGATCATATATTCTTGAGAGAGTACTAACATTTTTGAATCCATGGAATGATCCTAATGGAGCTGGTTGGATACATATCCAAATGGGCAATCTGATAAAATCAGCAGGAATATTTGGAAAGGGGTTTGAGTTTGACCCTATGCTACTTCCTTCTGTTGATACAGATTTTGTGTTTGCTTATGTTATTTATACTTTTGGATGGCTGATAACTGGAATATTAGTAGCTGCCATTGCCTTATTTATAGCTAGAATGATAAAAGGTGTAGGGAAAGTAACCGATAGCTATGGAAAGCTTGTAGCAGTTGGATTCATTGGAATACTTTCAACAAGATTTATCTGGAATATTTTAATGACATTAGGTCTACTGCCTATAACAGGCTTGCCATTCCCTTTTATAAGCTATGGAGGAACTCAGCTTGTTATGGACATGGTTATGGTAGGATATCTGTCTAATATTTATAGAAGAAAAGAAAAGGCATACTCAGAAACAGTAATATAACTAATAAAATAAAAAACTGGTGAATTATATCAAGAATTCTTGGTAATAATCCACCAGTTTTTTATTTTTGTGACTTAGTTCACAGAAATACTTATATTTATAGTATACAATAGGGATAATAAAAATGAAAATCATTATCAATAGGGAAGAAAGATATATATGAACAACAACCAACTGCTTAAAATAGAAAACCTAGTAGCATCTGCAGAGGAAAAGACTATATTAAAAGGATTAAACTTAGAAGTAAATAAAGGGGAAATCCATGTGGTTATGGGGCCAAATGGAGCAGGCAAGTCTACATTAGGAAATGTTCTAATGGGTCATCCTCATGGAAAGAGCAGAGCAAGATTATGCAAAATATCTTACTGTGAATGAAAGCCATGGCTTAGGTCTGGATAAAAATACTGCAAAGATTTTAGTGGTGGAATCCTCCTTTGAGTCGATACTAGAGCTTCTGCCTGACAAAAAAGCAAAAGAAAAAGTATTAGAATACGTCAGATATGCACTGGGAGGAATCCGAGTTGAAAGATTATAAGAAGGGCTTCAAAATTCTAAAAAAAGAAGTAAAGGAAAGCTCTATAGTTTATTTAGACAATGGAGCAACCACACAAAAAACCTATTAAGGTTACGGAAGGAATTCAAGAATATAACAATAATTATAATGGAAGTCCCCATAGAGGAGCACATTATTTAAGTATCAAGGCAACAGAAATTTATGAAGGTGCAAGGAAAAAGGCAGCAGATTTTATAGGAGCTAAGAGCTCAAAGGAAGTCATATTTACCAAAAACACTACAGAGGGTTTAAATTTTTTAGCTTACTCATATGGAGTGAGTAGATTAAAAGAAGGGGACGAGATTCTCTTGTCTATTGCAAATCATCACAGCAATATAGTGCCTTGGCAGATGGTAGCCAGAAGAACTGGGGCAAAGCTAGTTTATCTAATGTGTGATAAAAACGGTCAGATTACGAAAGAAGATATTGAAAATAAAATAAACAAAAATACTAAAATAATCAGCATATCTCACGTAAGCAATGTGTTTGGAGTAATACATCCAATAGAGTATATAGTTAAAAAAGGGCGAGAAAATCAAGCTACTATCATAATAGATGGAGCTCAAAGTGTACCGCATTTAGAGACAAATGTAAATGAATTGGATGCTGACTTTTTAGTGCTTTCTGGACATAAAATGCTGGCATCCATGGGTGTAGGAGTTTTATATGGTAAGCTTGATAAATTAAATGAACTAGAACCATTTTTATATGGGGGAGATATGATAGAATACGTTGATTTGTACGAAACAAGCTATGGCGAAATACCCTATAGATTTGAAGCAGGTACTCAAAATGTAGAGGGAGCCTTATCCCTTTCAATTGCTATAGATTATATACAAAGTATTGGCATAAAGAAAATTGAGAAAATAGTAAAGGAACTGCTGAAACACACATTGGATAAATTAAAGGATAAGGATTTCATTGAAATGCATGGAGGAAATGACATAGATCATAGAACAGGAATAGTATCCTTTAATGTGAAAGATGTGCATCCACATGATGTAGCGTCTATATTAGATAATTACAATATTGCAATAAGAGCAGGACATCATTGTGCCCAGCCGTTTATGAAATATATGGGTTTAAGCTCTTCCTGCAGAGCAAGTTTTTACTTCT is part of the Proteiniborus sp. MB09-C3 genome and encodes:
- the nagZ gene encoding beta-N-acetylhexosaminidase; its protein translation is MNTKKIYSCVAFLMILLLLAGCSIGNNDKNSGEKDMSEAEDNHNQEDIQPPVEKIDPIKEQIKEMSIEEKIGQMVVVGLEGYTLDDNSRKMIEEYKVGGIIIFGKNVESSSQLLSLVNSLKETNSKNRIPLFISVDEEGGRVSRMPKEIKKLPTNKKIGQINNKELSYEIGTVLAEELKLFGFNMDFAPVLDINSNPKNPVIGDRSFGTNAAIVSDLGIQTMKGIQSEEVVSVIKHFPGHGDTSVDSHVGLPAVDHDLERLMSFELIPFKEAIDNGADTVMVAHILLKKIDPDYPSSLSKTIITDILREDLGFNGVVISDDMTMGAIAENYEIGDASVNAINAGSDIVLIAHGFDNGVSAINSIKEAVTNGTISEDRLNDSVYRILSLKEKYNMTDETKDTIDTEDINNKFKEILE
- a CDS encoding PadR family transcriptional regulator is translated as MKISKELLRGSTSILILSLLNRRSMYGYEMIREIEDRSENIFSFKEGTLYPLLHALEKEEMIESYWEDTESKRKRKYYRITDSGRKLLSQKEKEWRTFTKAVEQVLWEGLIWA
- a CDS encoding FtsW/RodA/SpoVE family cell cycle protein, with protein sequence MGLEDNKRVADFLTKVCGKIRNKKLHNEIRLEFLNHIEELYAENIRKGMSEDMAIEEALRYMGDGDIVGKRLNKIHRQWPDWAIIGGAALLAVFGVILMYLIEANGALSRNNGIFKDSIFHVLLGLATLLGLNLFDYRILKKYSKYIYGATIIAWLFFINTGAYVNGQLYFIAGRLSFMPMVIVPLIVSLAGLFDGWDWNDKKRLIIAAGLVLLPVLLFLRTYSMAYVIVYFVSVLLILFASGLKLKQVIPVFVLAGVVSIFFLVQRSYILERVLTFLNPWNDPNGAGWIHIQMGNLIKSAGIFGKGFEFDPMLLPSVDTDFVFAYVIYTFGWLITGILVAAIALFIARMIKGVGKVTDSYGKLVAVGFIGILSTRFIWNILMTLGLLPITGLPFPFISYGGTQLVMDMVMVGYLSNIYRRKEKAYSETVI
- a CDS encoding SufS family cysteine desulfurase, coding for MEQPHKKPIKVTEGIQEYNNNYNGSPHRGAHYLSIKATEIYEGARKKAADFIGAKSSKEVIFTKNTTEGLNFLAYSYGVSRLKEGDEILLSIANHHSNIVPWQMVARRTGAKLVYLMCDKNGQITKEDIENKINKNTKIISISHVSNVFGVIHPIEYIVKKGRENQATIIIDGAQSVPHLETNVNELDADFLVLSGHKMLASMGVGVLYGKLDKLNELEPFLYGGDMIEYVDLYETSYGEIPYRFEAGTQNVEGALSLSIAIDYIQSIGIKKIEKIVKELLKHTLDKLKDKDFIEMHGGNDIDHRTGIVSFNVKDVHPHDVASILDNYNIAIRAGHHCAQPFMKYMGLSSSCRASFYFYNTFEDIDRFIEALEKVRGYVL